TCTTCACCGTAGTTATAGCCATAGGTCAAGCCAATCGATACTACACCAGCAGCTTTTGCCGCCAGAATATCGTTGCGAGAATCCCCCACCATTAATAGTGCACTGGCCGGCAGATTAAAGTGGGATAACAAATGCTGCAGTGGTAATGGATCAGGCTTCATCTTGGGTAAGGCATCCCCACCCAAAATCAGCTCAAAACAATCAGCGATATCAAACTCAGCCAATAGGGGCTCTGCGAAACGGTGCGGCTTGTTGGTGATAACAGCCAAATGCATCCCCTGCTGACGTAGCGTAGTCAGTACCTGTTTTACGTTTGGATACAATCGGCTGTACTGATGTAAATAGTGCTGATAATGCTGCATAAAAATAGGCATTGTATCTGCTAACATCTCATCAGTGACAGGTTGAGCAGAAGCAAAAGTCATTGCCCGGCGGATCAACATCGGTGCACCATTGCCAATCCAACCGCGAACCTGTTGCTCGCTACAGTCCGGCAAACCCAATTGTGCCAATGTCGCTCGGGTAGCAGCGGTTAAATCTGGAACGCTGTCGACCAGCGTACCATCTAGATCAAATGCAACACACTTTATATCCCGAGCAGAAATATTCTGTTGATGTTCCATTAAGCATCAACCTTAGCTAATTCAGCCCGCATGTTATCAATTTCAACGCGGTAATCTGGCTTATTAAAGATTGCACTACCAGCAACAAACATATCGGCTCCAGCAGCAGCAATCTCAGCAATATTATCGGTCTTTACACCGCCATCAACTTCCAGACGAATATCAAAGCCACTGGCATCAATCCGCTCCCGAACCTGACGCAGTTTATCCAATGTCCCCGGAATAAAAGATTGCCCGCCAAAGCCCGGATTGACTGACATCAACAAAATGACATCCAGCTTATCCATCACATAATCCAGATAATGCAGCGGCGTAGCTGGGTTGAATACCAAACCGGCCTTACAGCCATGAGATTTAATCAAATGCAGAGTTCGATCAATGTGTTCCGAAGCTTCTGGGTGGAAGGTAATAATAGAAGCACCAGCCTTGGCAAAATCGGGAATAATGCGATCGACCGGTTTTACCATCAAATGCACATCGATATCAGCAGTAATGCCATAATCTCGCAAAGCTTTGCAGACCATAGGGCCAATCGTTAGATTGGGGACATAATGGTTATCCATTACATCGAAGTGAACGACGTCAGCACCGGCATCCAGTACCGCCTTAACATCATCACCCAAACGGGCAAAATCAGCAGATAGAATAGATGGAGCTATCAGAAAAGGACGCATATCAATCTCGCAGCTAAATCAGGGAATAAGAAGACTTCATTCTACCTAGCTACAATCTGATGTCTCTAAAGTAAGACACATTTTTACATATTCAATCAATCGCGTTTAGAGTAATCGCCTTGCATCACAAGTGTTCAAAAATCACACTAACACTGGTAACATAACCAACGCTTGCAGTAATCATTTAACGATTTATGTAGCTAGGAAATATGTCAGCCATACAACATCTATCTATTGAGCTGCCGCCTAAGAATCATGCACAGGACAAATGGATGCCAACCTCAAGTAAGATTCATTACCCTCTCGTTGCGACAGCAATAATAATGCTTGCGGGATTATTGCTAACAGAAAGATATAGCAACGCAGAAAAACCTGTGTCTTGCCCACGGGATTACAACAATGCCTTGCCAGCAAGTCATCCCCATAATATCTGTCACAGCCAAACAGCTGATATCAGCTGGCTCGCTTGGTTAAGTGGGCGCAGCCAATCTTCCCAGCTGCACTTTGTTGATTTATTTGAACTGCTATATCGCCAGCAAGAGAAGTCATCCCCGTTAACACAGCCTCAACCATCGCAGGAATTGTAATTTGCAACGCTTGTGGCAAATCATTACCAGCACACTCTCAGCTTTTTTCGGGGTGCAAAGTAAAAACCGGCAACAACAAGATTTTCAGCAGTCGTCGGTTTTACCTTTTATCATCAGTGGCGTAATACTGGCGTTACTCTTGGTATTAGCATTATTGGGGCTAGTTGATTGGGTATTAGCGCAATATTAATGGTGAACGTTTATTCCTGCTCTTCATGGTAAGTATCATCATAAAGTGCCATCAGCTCATCCACTTTTGTACGCGCACTCCCTTTTTGGCTGATATTACGCTGCACCTGAATGCTCTCTAGCCTCGCCCCATGATACAGCTCTCGTGTCAACGGAATATCATGGTTGCTGATCAGCACAGGAATACCCCGTTCCAATGCCGTATGACGGGAATACCGAGCCAATAACGCCTGATCATCAAGAGAAAAACCGGCACCAACATAAGTGGTAAAACTGGCCGTTGTGGATAGCGGCGCATATGGTGGGTCACAATAAATCACATCGCCATCAGTGACTAATTCAAATGCCTGCTCGTAACTGATGCAGCGAAATTCAGCTCGCTGAGCTTTCTCAGCAAAAATTCTGATCTCTTTTTCTGGGAAATAAGGTTTTTTATATGAGCCAAATGGCACATTAAATTCACCTTTTTGGTTATAACGACAAAGTCCGTTAAAACCATGCCTGTTCAGATAAAGAAAATAAATCGCCCGTAAAAAAGGATCACAGCTGGAATTAAAATGTTTACGAGCGTCATAATAAGCTTCTTTGTTATTCATCCGATCAACAAATAATGCTTTTGCGGCTTGAATATATGTTTCAGGTTGACGCTTCACAATATTATACAAGTCAATAAGATCTTGATTTATATCGCAAAGAAGGTACTCGTCGTACTCAGTATTCAAAAATACCGAGCCAGCACCAACAAAGGGTTCCACCAAACGTTGCCCAGCCGGCAAGTGGCGATTCAGGGCATCAACCAATTTAAATTTACCACCCGCCCATTTCAGGAAGGCTCTGTTTTTTCTGCTCATTTAATTTGATTAACGCCGAGGAAAAAAGAAGATGACGATTGTACTCTGTTTGTCACAAAAATTCACGGCTTCAACGTTGATAGAGCGGGTATTGCTGCATCTTTACCCACTGTCGTACCACAGGTGCGGAAATTTTGTATTTATTCCCTAATAATTGCGCCGCATTTTCAGCCTCCCTCTTGGTAACATACTCACCTTGCAAGATCAGCCACCATTGGCGGTAACGCAGCACTCTGATATCCGTTTCAGCAGCTAACTTGTGTAATATGGCCGCAATAGAGCTTTCTCGGCTAACACTGGCCAACTGTACCGCGAACCCAACAGTCGGCTTACTGATATTTTGCGGGGCACTTTCGACTGCCACCGTGACCACTTCAGGCTCCGCAGGGTTATTCTCGCCATATTGATCATTCATCGTCTGCCCATCATTCAGCACTATCGTTGATGAGATATCCGGCATAATAGCCTTTGTCGTTAGTTTCATTGCGGAACCAATAACTTGCTTATTTACAGCATCCATTGCATTTTCAATAATTGAGTTCACTGACGACGTGGTCGCAGTTGTCAATGATGCCGCTTGCTGGCTATTTAATGCAGTTGATGACTCGGTTTCACCCAATTTATCCTCATATTCAGCACTGTGCACCAAACTCCCATGCGCGGTGATCGATGTCATCGCAGCGGTATTGATACCAAGCTTCTTACCTTCATCACTTTCTGACGCTATTACAGCAAAATCTTGCTGAACCGTGGCCGTGGAAATTGCAACTTTCGTCACCCACACATCAGCAACTGACTTTGGTGCCACAAACGGTAAGAATGCCTGCTTGGTGGGGGATGTTTCTTGCCGGTCTATTAGCGACTTGTCACCTTGTTTAGCGATATAAAATGGGGGGATCTTATCATCGACAGCGTCAATTTTAGGCTCAGCAGCGTCAGACTTATCAAATGGACTATATCGTGTATATGACCCTAAAGACTCAACATACCAAGGTGGTAATAACTGCTTCTCGTCGCTAACGACCAACACAGTGTTACCTATGCTTGAACCAGTAAAGGCAACATCCTTCGCCGCGTGATTAATATTTGTAACCGCTAACGACGCCGCTGGAATTGGCCCCCTACCCTCACTATGCAGCTTCATCTCATTATTAGTCTGATGAGGGTAGCTGACCAAATTATGTTTTATACCTAACCAAAGTATTCCAGCCAACGATATAGCTACGCCTAAAGCCCAGTGACGAAAAGATCGCCCATGAAAGCCTGCCGTAGCATCGTTATGATTAGCTGGTTCCAGTAGCGCTATAACATCAGCTGGCGTCATGGCTTTATCAAGGCCTGATGGTTGGCCAGTGCTGCTAGATGCCTCAGCTGAAGCAGCATCAATATTCGTCGCATAACGCTGATAAAGTAGTGTCCGCTCAGCAGGTAATAATGGCGGGATAGTAACTGTCAATAGCAAACGCCGCTGAGCCACATTCAATTTAGCTAATAGTTGGGACAGGAACTGAGGTTCTAGAGTAAAAGTCAGCGCTATGTGGCGCCCCGCACATTGTAACTGCGACAGAACTAGGCATTCCGCCCATATTGCTATCGGCAATCGGTGGGCATCATCAATCACAATATGAACAGGCTGAGCTTGCTGATCCTGCAACAGCACTAACGTCTCAGATAATGGCTGTTCATCATCAAATAAAGGGCTAGCAGATAATTGCAGCAGAATTTTACGGCGAATCTCTGCAGCATCGGCATAGGGAGGGCAGGCTACCAGTGCAGCGTTATACTCACTCAAACTGGAAATCAGTTCAGTTACTAACGTGGTTTTACCTGCACCGGCTGGGGCAGATAACACCTGCAACTGCTCACTGTAGCTGACGAGAAGTTGTAGTCGCTGTAATAATGCTTGCTGACTGGGCAGCAAGGTAAACTGGGCAGATCGCAAACACCGTACCTATCTCAGTGGCGGTGGATAACCTGCTCCAAAACAGCGTCATCAATCTGGCTGTATACACCAGCCTGACCAATCCGCTGTGGCAGAACCAGACGGATTTGACCGGCTAGCACTTTTTTATCACGCCGCATATGTTTGATAAAACTATGAAAGTCCATAGTCTCCGGCGCCTTAGTGGGTAAATCAAATGCAGCCAGCAATGCTTGAATACGACGGACATTTGACTCAGACATCAACCCCATGGCGACTGATGTCTGTGCAGCAAGCAGCATGCCAATGGCAACCGCCTCGCCATGCAACCAATTACCGTAGCCCATCTCAGCCTCAATGGCGTGCCCAAATGTATGCCCAAGATTTAGCAGGGCTCTTACCCCTTGTTCAGTTTCATCCTGAGAAACCACTTGGGCTTTAATCTCACAACAGCGGCGAATAGTTTCTGCCAATATTGTGGTGTCATGCTGTTTCAGTGCATCACTATGCTGCTCAAGATAGCGGAAAAACTCTGCATCCCAGATAATGCCATATTTGATCACTTCAGCCATCCCAGCCGCAAACTCCCTTGATGGCAAAGTCTTAAGGCACTGAGTATCAATGATTACCAACTTGGGCTGATAAAACGCCCCAATCATGTTTTTACCCAATGGATGGTTTACTGCGGTTTTTCCACCAACAGAAGAGTCCACCTGAGATAACAAGGTGGTTGGCACCTGAA
This region of Shewanella sp. NFH-SH190041 genomic DNA includes:
- a CDS encoding DUF2970 domain-containing protein translates to MQRLWQIITSTLSAFFGVQSKNRQQQDFQQSSVLPFIISGVILALLLVLALLGLVDWVLAQY
- a CDS encoding Dam family site-specific DNA-(adenine-N6)-methyltransferase; amino-acid sequence: MSRKNRAFLKWAGGKFKLVDALNRHLPAGQRLVEPFVGAGSVFLNTEYDEYLLCDINQDLIDLYNIVKRQPETYIQAAKALFVDRMNNKEAYYDARKHFNSSCDPFLRAIYFLYLNRHGFNGLCRYNQKGEFNVPFGSYKKPYFPEKEIRIFAEKAQRAEFRCISYEQAFELVTDGDVIYCDPPYAPLSTTASFTTYVGAGFSLDDQALLARYSRHTALERGIPVLISNHDIPLTRELYHGARLESIQVQRNISQKGSARTKVDELMALYDDTYHEEQE
- the rpe gene encoding ribulose-phosphate 3-epimerase, with amino-acid sequence MRPFLIAPSILSADFARLGDDVKAVLDAGADVVHFDVMDNHYVPNLTIGPMVCKALRDYGITADIDVHLMVKPVDRIIPDFAKAGASIITFHPEASEHIDRTLHLIKSHGCKAGLVFNPATPLHYLDYVMDKLDVILLMSVNPGFGGQSFIPGTLDKLRQVRERIDASGFDIRLEVDGGVKTDNIAEIAAAGADMFVAGSAIFNKPDYRVEIDNMRAELAKVDA
- a CDS encoding phosphoglycolate phosphatase is translated as MEHQQNISARDIKCVAFDLDGTLVDSVPDLTAATRATLAQLGLPDCSEQQVRGWIGNGAPMLIRRAMTFASAQPVTDEMLADTMPIFMQHYQHYLHQYSRLYPNVKQVLTTLRQQGMHLAVITNKPHRFAEPLLAEFDIADCFELILGGDALPKMKPDPLPLQHLLSHFNLPASALLMVGDSRNDILAAKAAGVVSIGLTYGYNYGEDIALSGPEAVCEYFSDILTILNISPTVTEQ
- a CDS encoding AAA family ATPase, whose translation is MRSAQFTLLPSQQALLQRLQLLVSYSEQLQVLSAPAGAGKTTLVTELISSLSEYNAALVACPPYADAAEIRRKILLQLSASPLFDDEQPLSETLVLLQDQQAQPVHIVIDDAHRLPIAIWAECLVLSQLQCAGRHIALTFTLEPQFLSQLLAKLNVAQRRLLLTVTIPPLLPAERTLLYQRYATNIDAASAEASSSTGQPSGLDKAMTPADVIALLEPANHNDATAGFHGRSFRHWALGVAISLAGILWLGIKHNLVSYPHQTNNEMKLHSEGRGPIPAASLAVTNINHAAKDVAFTGSSIGNTVLVVSDEKQLLPPWYVESLGSYTRYSPFDKSDAAEPKIDAVDDKIPPFYIAKQGDKSLIDRQETSPTKQAFLPFVAPKSVADVWVTKVAISTATVQQDFAVIASESDEGKKLGINTAAMTSITAHGSLVHSAEYEDKLGETESSTALNSQQAASLTTATTSSVNSIIENAMDAVNKQVIGSAMKLTTKAIMPDISSTIVLNDGQTMNDQYGENNPAEPEVVTVAVESAPQNISKPTVGFAVQLASVSRESSIAAILHKLAAETDIRVLRYRQWWLILQGEYVTKREAENAAQLLGNKYKISAPVVRQWVKMQQYPLYQR
- the aroB gene encoding 3-dehydroquinate synthase — translated: MQQIQVELGARSYPIFIGRDLLSDSGTWSRYLQNKHILLVTNTTVAPLYLASVFQSLSRLGNQVQRVILPDGEQFKTLSTLDTIFSVALEHNFARDCVMVALGGGVIGDMTGFAAACYQRGVDFIQVPTTLLSQVDSSVGGKTAVNHPLGKNMIGAFYQPKLVIIDTQCLKTLPSREFAAGMAEVIKYGIIWDAEFFRYLEQHSDALKQHDTTILAETIRRCCEIKAQVVSQDETEQGVRALLNLGHTFGHAIEAEMGYGNWLHGEAVAIGMLLAAQTSVAMGLMSESNVRRIQALLAAFDLPTKAPETMDFHSFIKHMRRDKKVLAGQIRLVLPQRIGQAGVYSQIDDAVLEQVIHRH